In a genomic window of Myxococcales bacterium:
- a CDS encoding response regulator, translating to MTNNNLTVLIIDDDEVAAEIIQKFVHHKMPTANIEWCWNGYEALVRVEQLNPDLIFLDYMMPKLDGMSFLRGLKQLESASMRHVAIISAFVDDRKKQDFMDLGANFVLAKPISVDQIHQVLDKVVRSLKPQKKI from the coding sequence ATGACAAACAACAACTTGACCGTGTTGATCATCGACGATGACGAAGTCGCGGCGGAAATTATCCAAAAATTCGTTCACCACAAAATGCCGACGGCCAACATCGAATGGTGTTGGAATGGTTACGAGGCGCTGGTCCGCGTCGAACAGTTGAACCCGGATCTGATTTTTCTCGATTACATGATGCCGAAACTGGACGGTATGTCCTTCCTGCGCGGCCTGAAACAACTGGAATCGGCCAGCATGCGGCATGTCGCGATCATTTCCGCTTTCGTGGACGATCGGAAAAAGCAGGATTTCATGGATCTGGGGGCGAATTTCGTCCTCGCCAAACCGATCAGCGTCGATCAAATCCACCAGGTGCTCGACAAGGTGGTTCGGTCCCTCAAACCGCAGAAGAAAATCTGA
- a CDS encoding response regulator — protein MNPSKILLLSQQGRLEEKIRQILTEYHYDVQVCSDAKLAIETTFNFQPNLILCSAEMPVISGMELARLFKSHGSLNNIPFLLLSRKMPPVSDLERAGFRIAADEFIQLPIDQGDLLRAIGEWLSGQKTCRSLAERLEGPLTDAPQSRTSKPWYRGKITSASITRLFMHLIRHGESGVLRLKGERRILNVLLQSGAVVEVKSNYLRENTLGRYLEQINKLTQKENDDSLRYAKARNIQQGQALVQMGILDAKDLDYYLTQQQAQKILDVFTPLWKGSAFHFSGERLNPKRYKMEPVPLAEILKQGLMFEADPADLLESFQHNKKMDCILHKSDQYETIVNELRLDTDLQNYVPTLLGKSIQQLKETSSDKFENYLRLAFLLVISKALNFGETAKREELFDRFEGEPTTDVAIDVSDAMRDRFPSWDMEAYRTNLTEGRTFYNRNDFRGALHFLDKALAINPESSEALAMKAWCLYELSGKQNVTANFEAKEMLKQAITLDDTNDEAYLLLGRIFKAEGKDGLAGTYFKRSNDINPANEEARREVKLIQIKRRRHRDLGYRE, from the coding sequence ATGAATCCATCAAAAATCCTTCTACTGTCCCAACAAGGGCGTTTGGAAGAAAAGATACGGCAAATTTTAACGGAATATCATTACGATGTTCAGGTTTGCTCGGACGCCAAACTAGCCATTGAAACCACGTTTAATTTTCAGCCGAACTTAATTCTATGCAGCGCCGAAATGCCGGTGATTTCCGGTATGGAATTGGCGCGCCTGTTCAAAAGCCACGGCAGTCTGAACAACATTCCCTTCCTTTTGCTTTCCCGAAAGATGCCGCCGGTGAGCGACCTGGAGCGCGCCGGCTTTCGCATCGCGGCCGATGAATTCATCCAGTTGCCGATCGACCAGGGCGACTTGCTGCGCGCTATCGGCGAATGGTTGAGCGGTCAAAAAACCTGCCGCAGCCTGGCCGAGCGGTTGGAAGGCCCCTTGACCGACGCTCCGCAGTCGCGCACCTCGAAACCGTGGTATCGTGGGAAGATCACCTCGGCGTCGATCACCCGGCTATTCATGCATCTGATCCGGCACGGCGAATCCGGCGTCTTGCGATTGAAGGGCGAACGCCGAATTTTAAACGTATTGTTGCAGTCCGGCGCGGTGGTCGAGGTCAAGTCGAATTACCTGCGTGAAAACACGCTGGGCCGCTACCTGGAGCAAATCAACAAGCTGACCCAAAAGGAAAACGACGACTCCCTGAGATATGCCAAGGCCCGGAACATCCAGCAGGGGCAAGCATTGGTCCAAATGGGGATCCTCGACGCCAAGGATCTCGACTACTATTTGACGCAGCAACAGGCGCAAAAAATTCTCGACGTCTTCACGCCGCTCTGGAAAGGCAGCGCTTTTCATTTCTCCGGCGAACGCTTGAATCCAAAACGCTACAAAATGGAACCGGTGCCGCTAGCCGAAATCCTCAAGCAGGGATTGATGTTCGAAGCCGATCCGGCCGACTTGTTGGAGTCCTTCCAGCACAACAAGAAAATGGATTGTATTCTCCACAAATCCGACCAATACGAGACGATCGTCAACGAGTTGCGGCTGGATACCGATTTGCAGAATTACGTGCCGACCCTGCTGGGAAAAAGCATCCAACAACTGAAAGAGACTTCCTCGGATAAATTCGAGAATTATCTACGCCTGGCTTTCCTCCTGGTGATTTCCAAGGCGTTGAATTTCGGCGAAACGGCCAAACGGGAAGAACTGTTCGATCGGTTCGAGGGCGAACCGACGACCGACGTCGCGATCGACGTCTCCGACGCGATGCGCGATCGTTTCCCCTCCTGGGACATGGAAGCCTATCGGACCAACCTGACCGAGGGCCGGACTTTCTACAATCGCAACGATTTCCGTGGCGCGTTGCATTTCCTGGACAAGGCGTTGGCGATCAATCCGGAAAGCAGCGAAGCCCTGGCGATGAAAGCCTGGTGCCTGTACGAATTGTCGGGCAAGCAAAACGTGACGGCGAATTTCGAAGCCAAGGAGATGCTCAAGCAAGCGATCACCTTGGACGACACCAACGACGAAGCCTATTTGCTGCTCGGCCGCATTTTCAAGGCCGAGGGCAAAGACGGGCTGGCCGGCACGTATTTTAAGCGATCCAACGATATCAATCCTGCCAATGAAGAAGCGCGACGTGAGGTGAAGCTGATTCAGATCAAGCGGCGGCGTCATCGCGACCTGGGATATCGCGAATAG
- a CDS encoding type 1 glutamine amidotransferase, producing the protein MSLNGKIVYLLAEELYEEMELWYPYYRLLEEGAKVTLIGSGSATKYTGKTGAYPVKVDGKAADFSGDRCDILIIPGGYAPDKMRRYPEMVRLVREAFAAGKIVAAICHGPSMLCSADVVRGKQVTGSPAIQVDLVNAGGEYLDVEVVVDGRLITSRRPDDLPAFCRAIIHAV; encoded by the coding sequence ATGTCATTGAACGGTAAAATCGTTTATCTCCTCGCCGAGGAACTCTATGAAGAAATGGAGCTCTGGTACCCTTATTATCGACTTTTGGAGGAAGGCGCGAAGGTGACCCTCATCGGTTCGGGTTCGGCGACCAAATACACGGGGAAAACAGGCGCCTATCCGGTCAAGGTCGACGGCAAGGCGGCGGATTTTTCCGGCGACCGCTGCGACATTTTGATCATTCCGGGCGGCTATGCGCCGGACAAAATGCGGCGCTATCCCGAGATGGTCCGTTTGGTTCGGGAGGCATTTGCCGCCGGGAAAATCGTCGCGGCCATCTGCCATGGGCCCTCGATGTTGTGCTCAGCCGATGTGGTTCGCGGCAAGCAAGTGACCGGGTCGCCGGCGATTCAAGTGGATCTGGTCAATGCCGGCGGGGAATATCTCGACGTCGAAGTGGTGGTGGACGGCCGCTTGATCACCAGCCGCCGGCCCGATGATCTGCCGGCTTTTTGCCGGGCAATTATCCACGCGGTTTGA
- a CDS encoding nicotinate phosphoribosyltransferase, which produces MTLPATPLFTDLYELTMMQGYWREGIHRRRACFEMFFRRLPFGGGYAVAAGIADVAIFLNGLHFTATDLDHLRSLGMFSADFLAYLRDWRFTGNVDAVPEGSCVFPYEPVVRVCAPLDQGQVIESALLNAVNFQTLIATKAMRICRAAGRDNVLEFGMRRAQGADGALSAARAAYIGGCAATSNVEAGRQYGIPARGTQAHSWIMAFPDELTAFRAYCEAYPENGTLLVDTYDTLRSGVPHAIQVAHELEQKGHRLFGIRLDSGDLAALAKEARRRLDEANLPGVKIVASGDLDEYRVAALLREGAPIDQWGIGTRLVTAQDDPSLTGVYKLAALEGENERWECKMKRSDSTAKTTVPGMKDLWRLSDPQGRFVADVLELETAKPDWMHSTPLFSLETGEQVLMTNPAWIAETILRPLIREGIPAGESPSLAAIKENARREIDRLPAACCELIDPAAYPVLAGPELGREIRRGR; this is translated from the coding sequence ATGACTCTCCCCGCCACGCCGCTGTTCACCGATCTGTACGAGCTGACGATGATGCAAGGCTATTGGCGCGAAGGGATCCACCGCCGCCGCGCCTGTTTCGAAATGTTTTTCCGCCGTTTGCCGTTCGGCGGCGGTTATGCCGTCGCCGCCGGGATCGCCGACGTCGCGATCTTTTTGAACGGCTTGCATTTCACCGCGACCGATCTCGATCATCTGCGCTCGCTGGGAATGTTTTCGGCGGATTTTCTGGCCTATCTGCGCGATTGGCGATTCACCGGCAACGTTGATGCCGTGCCGGAAGGAAGCTGCGTTTTCCCTTACGAACCGGTGGTGCGGGTTTGCGCACCGCTCGATCAAGGACAGGTGATCGAGTCGGCCCTGTTGAACGCGGTCAATTTCCAAACACTGATCGCCACCAAGGCCATGCGCATCTGCCGGGCGGCCGGGCGCGACAACGTTCTCGAATTCGGCATGCGACGAGCCCAGGGAGCTGATGGCGCGCTGTCCGCCGCCCGCGCGGCGTATATCGGCGGGTGCGCGGCAACCTCCAACGTGGAGGCCGGCCGGCAATACGGCATTCCCGCGCGCGGCACCCAGGCCCATTCGTGGATCATGGCCTTTCCGGACGAACTGACGGCTTTTCGCGCCTATTGCGAAGCCTATCCGGAAAACGGCACTCTTCTGGTCGACACCTACGACACCCTGCGCAGCGGCGTTCCCCATGCCATTCAGGTCGCGCATGAACTGGAGCAAAAAGGCCACCGGCTGTTCGGCATCCGCTTGGATTCCGGCGATCTCGCCGCGCTGGCCAAGGAAGCCCGCCGCCGGCTGGACGAAGCGAATCTGCCGGGGGTGAAAATCGTCGCTTCCGGCGACCTGGACGAATATCGGGTCGCGGCGCTATTGCGCGAGGGAGCGCCGATCGATCAATGGGGAATCGGCACGCGGCTGGTAACGGCCCAGGACGATCCCTCACTGACCGGCGTTTACAAACTGGCCGCCCTGGAGGGCGAGAACGAGCGATGGGAATGCAAAATGAAGCGTTCGGATTCCACCGCAAAAACCACCGTTCCCGGCATGAAAGATCTCTGGCGGCTCAGCGATCCGCAGGGGCGATTTGTCGCCGACGTGCTGGAACTGGAGACCGCCAAACCGGATTGGATGCATTCGACGCCATTGTTTTCGCTGGAAACCGGCGAGCAGGTTTTGATGACGAATCCGGCCTGGATCGCCGAAACGATCTTGCGACCCTTGATCCGCGAGGGGATACCGGCCGGTGAATCGCCGTCGTTGGCCGCCATCAAAGAAAATGCCCGGCGGGAAATCGACCGTTTGCCGGCAGCCTGTTGCGAACTGATCGATCCCGCCGCGTATCCGGTGCTCGCCGGACCGGAGCTCGGCCGCGAAATCCGCCGCGGTCGTTAA
- the pncA gene encoding bifunctional nicotinamidase/pyrazinamidase translates to MRGLNQALIAVDLQNDFCPGGALAVPEGDRAILVVNRLSRSFQHIVYTQDWHPADHLSFASSHPGKKAYETVDLAYGRQILWPTHCVQGTRGAEFHPEADVQSGTLIIRKGFHRAIDSYSTFFENDQRTATGLAGYLRDRGIDTVYLAGLATDFCVLWSALDAHRLGFRVFVVEDACRGIDLNGSLAAALNEMDRAGVNRVQSAEIIESR, encoded by the coding sequence ATCAGGGGATTGAACCAGGCGTTGATCGCAGTGGATCTGCAAAACGATTTTTGTCCGGGCGGCGCGCTGGCCGTGCCGGAAGGCGACCGGGCCATTCTGGTCGTCAATCGTCTGTCGCGCTCGTTTCAGCACATCGTCTATACACAGGATTGGCATCCGGCCGATCACCTTTCCTTCGCGTCATCCCACCCCGGGAAAAAGGCCTATGAAACCGTCGATCTCGCTTACGGCCGGCAGATTCTCTGGCCGACGCACTGCGTTCAAGGCACCCGCGGCGCGGAATTCCATCCGGAAGCGGACGTACAGTCCGGCACACTGATCATTCGCAAGGGTTTTCATCGCGCCATCGACTCCTATTCGACCTTCTTCGAAAACGACCAGCGCACCGCCACGGGCCTCGCCGGCTATCTGCGCGACCGCGGCATCGACACCGTTTACCTGGCCGGGCTCGCCACCGATTTCTGCGTCCTCTGGTCCGCCCTCGACGCCCACCGGCTGGGCTTTCGCGTATTCGTCGTCGAAGACGCCTGCCGCGGTATCGACCTGAACGGCTCGCTCGCCGCCGCGCTAAACGAAATGGATCGCGCCGGCGTCAATCGCGTTCAATCGGCCGAGATCATCGAATCGAGGTGA
- a CDS encoding O-methyltransferase, producing MMPIVQPDIEKYLATVRSPSVPPLAEMEAWAAAHDFPIVGPDVGRLLFILARFAGARRVLELGSGYGYSAFWFALALPPDGEVHCTDQSADNRDRARDYFRRAGMEGKLHFHVGEALSLARGIQGPFDIVFSDIDKEDYPAAIATATTLLRAGGLFVTDNALWYGKVAAPEPDAPTRGVLRFNQSLAADSRYETVILPLRDGLSVAVKK from the coding sequence ATGATGCCGATCGTTCAGCCGGACATCGAAAAATACCTGGCCACCGTGCGCTCGCCGTCGGTTCCGCCGTTGGCCGAAATGGAGGCCTGGGCGGCGGCGCACGATTTCCCGATCGTCGGCCCCGATGTCGGCCGATTGTTGTTCATCCTGGCGCGTTTCGCCGGGGCGCGGCGAGTGCTGGAATTGGGCTCCGGTTACGGTTACAGCGCGTTTTGGTTCGCCCTGGCGCTGCCGCCGGACGGCGAGGTTCATTGCACGGACCAATCGGCGGACAATCGCGATCGCGCCCGGGACTATTTCCGGCGGGCGGGAATGGAGGGCAAACTGCACTTTCACGTCGGCGAGGCGCTGTCGCTGGCCCGCGGAATTCAGGGGCCGTTCGACATCGTTTTTAGTGATATCGACAAGGAGGATTATCCGGCGGCGATCGCAACCGCGACGACTTTGCTGCGCGCGGGCGGTTTGTTCGTCACCGACAATGCCTTGTGGTACGGCAAGGTCGCCGCGCCGGAACCGGATGCGCCGACGCGCGGTGTCCTGCGGTTCAATCAATCACTGGCGGCCGATTCTCGTTACGAAACGGTGATCCTGCCGCTGCGCGATGGTTTGTCGGTGGCCGTGAAAAAGTAG
- a CDS encoding GGDEF domain-containing protein: protein MIAETREKRKGVLFEILESCLQIDELAVEIYQRFATDSPAGDLRRFWEELAVEEKDHVGLWEKMLKLAELHILPQVFDQPFIIRDKLAGILARSRERFGEYCRKPESHQAFLVATELEFQMLHEAFLTLIHFYNQLTDSEIAPLDYRRHITMFIEGTRAFNPESPDLQLLMQSIESMFNNVQALVEYGRTDSLTGLVNRRGFLATLSTHAYLAQRNSYAMAVLLIDVDELKRINEERGFAVGDRLLQVIAEKLSEDVRHSDLLGRYEGDCFAMALSRVTAKSVPKVVETIRRRVELETAALGAPATVSVGAVYGKFRRTVDTNLPRLIESAEQNLRKAKSDGTNRIVVTGIPAGR, encoded by the coding sequence TTGATCGCGGAGACTCGCGAGAAACGAAAGGGCGTGCTTTTCGAGATTCTCGAATCGTGCCTGCAGATCGACGAACTGGCGGTCGAAATCTACCAGCGGTTCGCGACGGATTCGCCGGCCGGCGACTTACGGCGATTCTGGGAAGAATTGGCGGTCGAGGAAAAGGATCACGTCGGTCTCTGGGAAAAGATGCTCAAGCTGGCCGAATTGCACATCCTGCCGCAGGTATTCGATCAGCCGTTCATCATTCGGGATAAGTTGGCCGGGATTCTGGCGCGCAGCCGGGAACGATTCGGCGAATACTGCCGTAAACCGGAGTCACATCAGGCGTTTCTGGTGGCGACGGAATTGGAGTTCCAGATGCTGCACGAGGCCTTTCTAACATTGATTCATTTTTACAATCAACTGACGGACAGCGAAATCGCGCCGCTGGATTACCGCCGGCATATCACAATGTTCATCGAGGGAACCCGCGCGTTCAATCCCGAGAGCCCGGATTTGCAATTGCTGATGCAATCGATCGAATCGATGTTCAATAATGTCCAGGCTCTGGTGGAATACGGCCGCACCGACAGTTTGACGGGATTGGTCAATCGGCGCGGTTTTCTGGCCACGTTGTCGACCCACGCCTACCTGGCGCAACGCAATTCCTACGCCATGGCCGTGCTGTTGATCGACGTGGACGAGTTGAAGCGAATCAACGAAGAGCGCGGTTTCGCCGTCGGTGATCGCCTCCTGCAGGTCATCGCCGAGAAATTGAGCGAGGATGTGCGGCACTCCGATTTGCTCGGCCGCTACGAAGGGGATTGCTTTGCCATGGCCTTGAGCCGCGTCACCGCCAAGTCGGTGCCCAAGGTGGTCGAAACGATCCGTCGCCGCGTGGAACTGGAAACCGCCGCGCTGGGCGCTCCGGCCACGGTGAGTGTCGGTGCGGTCTACGGAAAATTTCGTCGCACGGTCGACACCAATCTGCCCCGGCTCATCGAATCCGCGGAACAGAATTTACGCAAAGCCAAGAGCGACGGAACGAATCGAATCGTGGTCACTGGAATACCCGCCGGCCGATAA
- a CDS encoding NADH:ubiquinone oxidoreductase, with protein MSESLASTINKICGGVGKDQSRLMDIVEAVQAKNGYISSEAIDLIAKELGIPRVEVASLVSFYAFFSDTPKGKIVIRLCNDIIDKYQGVDQVAEAFKQELGIDFGETTKDGKISLEWAPCIGMSDQAPAALVNDVVVTYLSSDKAREIVRTLKETGDPKRLVKRLGDGFNAHELVRSMVHNNLRRKGQVLFADFPSGEGLRKALAMSSVEVIREIKTARLRGRGGAGFPTGLKWEFTRNSDGKQKYVLCNADEGEPGTFKDRVLLTERADMLFEGMTIAGYAIGAEMGILYLRGEYAYLEAYLNKVLDDRRRQGWLGANIMGKQGFNFDIRIQMGAGAYVCGEETALISSCEGLRGDPKNRPPFPAQKGYLGNPSTVNNVETFCCVPRIIEQGAAWFSEIGSHGSPGTKLLSVSGDCSSPGVYEIPFGMTLADLLKEVGGTDAIAVQMGGPSGNLVGPADFGRTICFDDLATGGSVMIFGPERDVLEVAESFMEFFIHESCGYCTPCRVGNRLLRERLHQIRALQGTPQDIEYLQKLGEIVKAASRCGLGQTSPNPVLTTLKNFRPAYNALVHPMKDGQQPTFDLAQALKLAEKVQGRKAVHHHE; from the coding sequence ATGAGCGAAAGTCTGGCAAGCACCATCAACAAGATCTGTGGCGGAGTGGGGAAGGATCAATCGCGGTTAATGGACATCGTCGAGGCCGTCCAAGCCAAAAACGGGTACATCAGCAGCGAAGCGATCGACCTCATCGCGAAGGAACTGGGCATCCCGCGAGTGGAAGTGGCGAGCTTGGTTTCGTTTTACGCTTTCTTCTCCGACACGCCCAAGGGCAAGATCGTCATCCGGCTGTGCAACGACATCATCGACAAATATCAGGGTGTCGATCAGGTCGCCGAGGCCTTCAAACAGGAACTGGGCATCGATTTCGGCGAAACCACGAAAGACGGCAAGATCAGCCTCGAATGGGCGCCCTGCATCGGGATGAGCGATCAGGCGCCGGCGGCGCTGGTCAACGACGTCGTGGTGACCTACCTGTCCAGCGACAAGGCGCGGGAAATCGTCCGCACCCTGAAGGAAACCGGCGACCCGAAACGGCTGGTCAAGCGCCTGGGTGACGGCTTCAACGCCCACGAACTGGTTCGTTCCATGGTCCACAACAACCTGCGCCGCAAAGGCCAGGTGTTGTTCGCCGATTTCCCGTCCGGCGAGGGGCTGCGCAAAGCCCTGGCGATGAGTTCGGTGGAAGTCATCCGCGAAATCAAAACGGCCCGCCTGCGCGGCCGCGGCGGCGCGGGCTTCCCGACCGGCCTCAAGTGGGAGTTCACCCGCAATTCCGACGGCAAGCAGAAATACGTGCTGTGCAACGCCGACGAAGGCGAGCCCGGCACGTTCAAAGACCGCGTGCTGCTCACCGAACGCGCCGACATGCTGTTCGAAGGCATGACGATCGCCGGTTACGCGATCGGCGCCGAAATGGGCATCCTGTATCTGCGCGGCGAATACGCTTACCTCGAAGCCTACCTGAACAAGGTGCTCGACGACCGCCGCCGCCAGGGCTGGCTCGGCGCGAACATCATGGGCAAGCAGGGCTTCAATTTCGACATCCGCATTCAGATGGGCGCCGGCGCTTACGTCTGCGGCGAGGAAACCGCGCTGATCAGCTCCTGCGAGGGCCTGCGCGGCGATCCGAAAAACCGGCCGCCGTTCCCCGCCCAAAAGGGCTATCTAGGCAACCCGTCGACGGTCAACAACGTCGAGACGTTCTGCTGCGTGCCGCGCATCATCGAACAGGGCGCGGCGTGGTTCTCGGAAATCGGCTCGCACGGCAGCCCCGGCACCAAGTTGTTGTCGGTCAGCGGTGACTGCTCCAGCCCGGGCGTCTACGAGATTCCGTTCGGCATGACGCTGGCCGATCTGCTCAAGGAAGTCGGCGGCACGGACGCGATCGCGGTGCAGATGGGCGGCCCCTCGGGCAACCTGGTCGGTCCCGCCGATTTCGGCCGGACGATCTGCTTCGACGACCTGGCGACCGGCGGCTCGGTGATGATCTTCGGGCCGGAACGCGACGTGCTCGAGGTGGCCGAGTCCTTCATGGAATTCTTCATCCATGAAAGCTGCGGCTACTGCACGCCCTGCCGGGTCGGCAACCGCCTGCTCCGCGAGCGCCTGCATCAGATCCGCGCGCTCCAGGGCACGCCGCAAGACATCGAGTACCTGCAGAAGCTGGGCGAGATCGTCAAAGCCGCAAGCCGCTGCGGGTTGGGCCAGACCTCGCCGAACCCCGTTTTGACGACGCTGAAAAACTTCCGCCCGGCGTACAACGCTCTGGTCCACCCGATGAAGGACGGCCAGCAGCCGACCTTCGACCTGGCGCAGGCGTTGAAGTTGGCCGAAAAAGTGCAGGGCCGCAAAGCGGTCCATCACCACGAATAG
- a CDS encoding 2Fe-2S iron-sulfur cluster binding domain-containing protein — protein sequence MSDAITFIIDGVEIKAQPGQTILQAAEAAGIYIPRLCFHPELKVHGSCRVCTVLVNGRPQAACTQPVAPGMIVDNGSEKIAAIRRAIIDMLFVEGNHFCMFCEKSGNCELQAMAYRFGIAAPQYPYLFPQREVDASHPDIFIDRNRCILCGRCVRASRDVDGKTVFEFVGRGHHKKLAVNADADLAATNAAATDKAVQICPVGALLRKRVGYKIPVGQRLYDHEPIGSAIEKKQASASADK from the coding sequence ATGAGTGACGCAATCACCTTTATCATTGACGGTGTCGAGATCAAGGCCCAACCGGGGCAGACCATCCTGCAGGCGGCCGAGGCGGCGGGCATCTACATCCCGCGGCTGTGCTTCCATCCCGAGCTGAAGGTGCACGGCAGTTGCCGCGTTTGCACGGTGCTGGTCAACGGCCGGCCGCAGGCGGCCTGCACGCAGCCGGTGGCGCCGGGCATGATCGTCGACAACGGCTCCGAGAAAATCGCGGCGATCCGCCGCGCCATCATCGACATGTTGTTCGTCGAGGGCAACCACTTCTGCATGTTCTGCGAAAAGAGCGGCAACTGCGAACTGCAGGCGATGGCCTATCGCTTCGGCATCGCCGCCCCGCAGTATCCCTATCTCTTCCCGCAACGGGAAGTGGACGCCTCGCACCCTGATATCTTCATCGACCGCAACCGCTGCATCCTCTGCGGTCGTTGCGTGCGCGCCTCGCGCGATGTCGACGGCAAGACGGTGTTTGAGTTCGTCGGCCGCGGCCACCACAAGAAGCTGGCGGTCAACGCCGACGCCGACCTGGCCGCGACCAACGCGGCGGCCACCGACAAGGCGGTGCAGATTTGCCCGGTGGGCGCACTGTTGCGCAAGCGGGTGGGCTACAAGATTCCGGTGGGCCAGCGGTTGTACGACCACGAGCCGATCGGCTCCGCTATCGAGAAAAAACAAGCTTCGGCCAGCGCCGATAAGTGA
- a CDS encoding NADP oxidoreductase — translation MEKPKIATASLAGCFGCHMSILDIDDRILKLVELIDFDKSPVDDIKEFTGRCLVGLIEGGCANEENVRVLRDFRKHCDILISVGDCAIMGGLPAMRNTVPLKECLEEAYLNGPTVYNPSGKLPNDPEIPLLLDKVYPCHEVVKIDYHLPGCPPPADTLWEALVALLTGKPLALPYELIKYD, via the coding sequence ATGGAAAAACCGAAAATCGCCACGGCATCTCTGGCTGGTTGCTTCGGCTGTCACATGTCGATCCTGGACATTGACGACCGGATTCTGAAACTGGTCGAGTTGATCGATTTCGACAAGTCGCCGGTGGACGACATCAAGGAATTCACCGGCCGGTGTCTGGTCGGCCTGATCGAAGGCGGCTGCGCCAACGAGGAAAACGTCCGCGTGCTGCGCGACTTTCGCAAACACTGCGACATCCTCATCTCGGTCGGCGACTGCGCGATCATGGGCGGCCTGCCCGCGATGCGCAACACGGTGCCGCTCAAGGAATGCCTCGAAGAGGCGTACCTCAACGGCCCGACCGTTTACAACCCGAGCGGCAAACTGCCCAACGATCCGGAAATCCCGCTGCTTCTCGACAAGGTCTATCCCTGTCACGAAGTGGTGAAAATCGACTATCACCTCCCCGGCTGTCCGCCTCCAGCCGACACGTTGTGGGAAGCGTTGGTCGCGTTGCTTACCGGCAAACCGCTGGCCCTGCCGTACGAACTCATTAAGTACGACTGA